From a region of the Deltaproteobacteria bacterium genome:
- the def gene encoding peptide deformylase — translation MSLLKIAQIGHPILRQTARALTTDEIKSPGIQNFIDDMIETMRDANGAGLAANQVYNPIQICVLEVENNPRYPYKPRIPLEVLINPIITVLSDEQFENFEGCLSVPNIRGRVRRKAEIQMDYIDREGTLHQKIVRGITAGTYQHEVDHLHGKVFLDHIFDSTSLCTWQEFERHYREDFVKEAEAVVEKYGS, via the coding sequence ATGTCTTTACTAAAAATTGCACAAATCGGCCACCCAATCCTACGGCAAACTGCTCGAGCTCTGACAACTGATGAAATTAAGAGTCCCGGTATTCAGAACTTCATAGACGATATGATCGAAACCATGCGCGATGCCAATGGAGCAGGTCTCGCCGCCAATCAGGTATACAATCCCATTCAAATTTGTGTCCTCGAGGTGGAGAATAACCCTCGCTACCCATACAAACCTCGTATCCCGCTGGAGGTTCTGATCAATCCAATTATTACGGTCTTATCAGATGAGCAGTTTGAAAATTTCGAAGGCTGCTTAAGTGTTCCCAATATCCGCGGCCGAGTGAGGCGTAAGGCCGAGATTCAGATGGACTACATCGACCGCGAAGGCACCCTTCATCAAAAAATTGTTCGAGGTATTACCGCAGGCACTTATCAACATGAAGTGGACCACCTACACGGCAAGGTCTTTTTGGATCATATTTTTGATTCAACGTCATTATGTACTTGGCAGGAATTCGAACGCCACTACCGAGAAGACTTCGTTAAAGAAGCAGAAGCAGTTGTTGAAAAATACGGGAGCTAA
- a CDS encoding molybdopterin molybdotransferase MoeA, translating into MALIPLAEAVARITDSIAPLQEASLPLADVVGMSLSCALKATQTLPPFDNSAMDGYAVRAADTIGATETCACVLPIQGMVAAGHPAEQTLSAHSAMRIFTGAPMPADADAVVIQENTRANEKSVGIHKVAKPGDHVRYAGEDVKSGQLLLPKRHILGPGDIAMFVAQGHTHAKVVRRPRVGIIPTGDELVEAGTQPGPGQIANSNGIMIQSMCKALGMEPTLFPIVPDDQDALAKALLKASAHTDLILTIGGASVGDFDYVLSAIEQEGDIEFWKVAIKPGKPLAFGSIDRTPIIGLPGNPASAFVCFELFARPALLTMAGRSTKRPLIVSAKLQSPALKNGSREQFLRARLVEHKSQYLVEALSLQGSGQLSSMLDINALIKIPIGEGTIQAGENVSVIALDRYFQG; encoded by the coding sequence ATGGCATTGATTCCACTCGCAGAAGCGGTCGCGCGTATCACGGATAGCATCGCACCTCTTCAAGAAGCATCGCTACCCCTCGCAGATGTCGTGGGCATGTCTCTTTCTTGCGCCCTTAAAGCGACTCAAACACTGCCGCCATTTGATAACTCTGCAATGGATGGCTACGCCGTGCGCGCCGCAGACACCATCGGCGCCACTGAGACCTGTGCCTGCGTCCTACCGATTCAAGGTATGGTTGCTGCCGGACACCCCGCAGAACAAACACTTTCAGCACACTCCGCAATGCGTATCTTCACGGGAGCTCCGATGCCCGCCGATGCCGATGCTGTGGTTATTCAAGAAAATACCCGCGCAAATGAAAAGAGTGTCGGGATTCATAAAGTGGCAAAGCCTGGCGACCATGTTCGTTACGCAGGCGAGGATGTCAAATCGGGACAATTGCTTTTACCCAAGCGTCATATTCTCGGCCCAGGCGACATCGCAATGTTTGTTGCACAAGGGCATACGCACGCAAAAGTTGTGAGGCGGCCCAGAGTTGGCATCATCCCAACGGGCGACGAACTGGTTGAAGCCGGTACCCAACCCGGGCCTGGGCAGATCGCGAATTCAAATGGCATCATGATCCAAAGTATGTGCAAAGCTCTGGGCATGGAGCCCACGCTCTTCCCCATTGTACCGGACGACCAAGACGCCTTGGCCAAGGCTCTTCTCAAAGCTTCAGCGCACACGGATCTCATTTTGACAATTGGGGGTGCGTCCGTGGGAGACTTTGACTATGTTCTCTCAGCCATTGAGCAAGAAGGAGACATCGAGTTTTGGAAAGTGGCGATTAAGCCAGGCAAGCCCCTTGCTTTCGGCTCCATTGACAGAACGCCCATCATTGGTCTTCCGGGTAACCCAGCAAGCGCCTTCGTATGCTTTGAACTCTTTGCCAGGCCCGCTCTTCTCACCATGGCGGGCCGCTCAACCAAACGGCCCTTGATCGTGAGCGCCAAACTACAAAGTCCCGCTCTAAAAAACGGCAGCCGCGAGCAATTCTTAAGAGCTCGCCTCGTTGAACATAAGAGCCAATACCTAGTAGAAGCCCTTTCCCTGCAGGGATCTGGGCAACTCAGTTCAATGCTCGATATCAATGCTCTGATCAAAATACCGATTGGAGAAGGTACGATTCAAGCAGGCGAAAATGTGTCCGTTATTGCGCTAGACCGCTATTTTCAGGGCTGA
- a CDS encoding HU family DNA-binding protein produces MTKAELIEKLHGKTDADMTKKAVGELVDNLFDTMAVAIKKEKRFTYPGFGTFVVRTRKARKGRNPQTGEVIKIKASKSVGFRPAKALKERL; encoded by the coding sequence ATGACTAAAGCTGAACTGATCGAGAAACTTCACGGTAAAACTGACGCAGACATGACCAAAAAGGCTGTTGGCGAACTCGTAGACAACCTCTTCGACACAATGGCAGTAGCTATTAAGAAGGAAAAGCGTTTCACATACCCAGGTTTCGGTACATTCGTAGTACGTACTCGCAAAGCACGTAAAGGTCGTAACCCACAGACTGGTGAAGTCATCAAGATCAAAGCATCTAAGAGCGTTGGCTTCCGTCCAGCTAAGGCACTCAAAGAGCGTCTATAA
- a CDS encoding serine/threonine protein kinase, translating into MEQFPQRFGKYILLDRIASGGMAEVFRAKVMGAENFHRLVAIKCILPHLVEDDEFCRMFVDEAKLASNLSHANISQIYELGNHGGRLYIVMELIAGFNLRELTKRVRKLNLRLPDSLVAYIISKAAEGLDYAHEMKNLDGSAINLVHRDVSPQNILLSFDGAVKLVDFGIAKAEQRLTETQSGVLKGKFSYMAPEQVRGHGVDKRSDIFALGCVLWELLAGKKAFQGETDLEILEKVRNPKLRPIHQVDSQISEVFSPIVEKAMATNPAERYQRAHELAEALQPLMIDQKVIVGSRVAAEFMQHLYQEEIENLKSRYQVYSALQPEDCDLPEPSVGGNDHTKVFASFFEEAGQEAALRKPFQVGDASRKSALPPLHQSMKSAKPVVRQTTGSSQIKIEPTDSGSISLADIPSVGGGPTVLLRVLIAAIVVLTLSIAVIHNYTELKTWIQESELMREASPRGGDTAELLGYVEIHAGEAEQVEVYINGDLGGLAPLKAYAVPLGTVSLRLVEKTPSGPGRVEEVDVLVSDRHTQDSPLRLTIPLD; encoded by the coding sequence ATGGAGCAATTTCCACAACGCTTTGGTAAATACATCCTTTTGGACCGGATTGCTTCAGGCGGTATGGCAGAGGTTTTTCGAGCGAAAGTCATGGGAGCCGAAAATTTCCATCGTCTGGTCGCGATAAAATGTATTTTACCTCACCTCGTTGAAGACGATGAATTTTGCAGGATGTTTGTGGATGAGGCCAAACTGGCTTCCAACTTAAGTCACGCTAATATCAGTCAGATTTATGAACTGGGTAATCATGGCGGCCGGCTCTACATCGTCATGGAATTAATCGCCGGCTTTAATTTACGTGAACTCACAAAGCGGGTTCGTAAACTTAACCTCCGATTGCCAGACTCTTTGGTCGCTTACATTATCTCAAAAGCAGCTGAAGGTTTAGATTATGCCCATGAGATGAAAAATTTAGATGGGTCAGCTATCAATCTTGTCCACCGCGATGTTAGCCCACAAAATATCTTACTCAGTTTTGATGGGGCCGTGAAGCTCGTTGATTTTGGTATCGCGAAGGCTGAGCAGCGGCTTACTGAGACACAGTCAGGGGTTTTAAAGGGTAAGTTCTCTTATATGGCCCCGGAGCAGGTTAGAGGTCACGGTGTTGATAAGCGGTCGGATATCTTTGCTCTGGGTTGTGTGCTCTGGGAACTGCTCGCTGGTAAAAAGGCATTTCAAGGTGAGACAGATCTTGAGATCTTGGAAAAGGTGCGCAATCCAAAATTAAGACCCATTCATCAGGTCGACTCACAAATTTCGGAAGTGTTTTCTCCGATAGTTGAAAAGGCGATGGCAACGAATCCAGCCGAACGTTACCAACGTGCCCATGAGCTTGCAGAAGCACTGCAACCGCTCATGATCGACCAAAAGGTGATTGTAGGCTCCCGGGTGGCAGCTGAGTTTATGCAGCATCTTTACCAGGAAGAGATTGAAAACCTAAAAAGTCGATACCAAGTATACAGCGCCTTGCAGCCAGAAGATTGCGATCTACCGGAGCCGTCTGTCGGTGGGAATGACCATACTAAAGTATTTGCATCTTTCTTCGAAGAAGCGGGTCAAGAGGCAGCACTTCGCAAACCATTTCAAGTTGGCGATGCTTCTAGAAAAAGCGCTCTGCCTCCTTTGCATCAATCCATGAAATCGGCGAAGCCGGTGGTTCGCCAAACCACTGGCTCGAGTCAGATAAAAATTGAGCCAACAGATTCCGGGAGTATCTCACTTGCTGACATTCCGTCGGTGGGTGGAGGACCAACGGTATTGCTGCGCGTTTTGATTGCGGCGATTGTCGTTCTAACGCTTAGTATTGCGGTCATTCACAATTATACCGAGCTCAAGACTTGGATTCAGGAATCAGAACTGATGCGCGAGGCCAGTCCTCGTGGAGGGGATACTGCTGAACTACTGGGTTACGTAGAAATTCATGCCGGAGAGGCCGAGCAGGTTGAGGTATACATCAACGGGGACTTAGGTGGCTTAGCTCCCTTAAAGGCCTATGCTGTACCACTGGGAACAGTAAGTCTACGCCTTGTCGAAAAGACGCCTTCGGGCCCGGGCCGAGTTGAGGAGGTCGATGTCTTGGTGAGTGACCGGCATACGCAAGACTCGCCGCTGCGCCTGACCATACCGTTAGACTAA